The following are from one region of the Bacteroidetes bacterium GWF2_43_63 genome:
- a CDS encoding tRNA (N6-isopentenyl adenosine(37)-C2)-methylthiotransferase MiaB, whose product MNVKRKKLYIETYGCQMNVADSEVVASILKDEGYDVCTDAAGADLILVNTCSIRDNAEKKVLARGRQLQALKRKNPNLRVGIIGCMAERLNETIFEKLAGVDLLAGPDSYKKLPELLKEVESHQKASDVILSTTETYEDIDPEHFQTGSITAFVSIMRGCNNFCSYCVVPYTRGRERSRPASSIMHEIKLLAEQNFKEITLLGQNVNSYHVIEDSTEYRFPALLDKVAKEFPMMRIRFATSHPKDLSEELVKIMAKNDNICKSMHLPVQSGSDAVLQRMNRKYTSAEYLKKIDLLRKHMPDITISTDVITGFCGETDEDHLATIELMKKADFYYAYMFKYSKRDGTAAAKMQDDVPEETKSERLTEIIKVQQELSLQNNKRDIGKTFEVLVEGCSKRSKKQMFGRTGQNKVVVFDAENLIPGTFVKTIITDCSTATLKGKIV is encoded by the coding sequence ATGAATGTAAAGAGAAAGAAATTATACATTGAGACTTACGGCTGCCAGATGAATGTGGCCGATAGCGAAGTTGTTGCATCTATACTTAAAGATGAAGGCTACGATGTTTGCACCGATGCAGCAGGCGCCGATCTGATTCTGGTGAACACCTGCAGCATACGCGACAATGCCGAAAAGAAAGTTTTGGCACGCGGACGACAGCTGCAGGCGCTGAAGAGAAAAAATCCGAATCTGCGTGTCGGTATAATTGGATGTATGGCGGAACGATTGAATGAAACCATATTCGAAAAACTCGCTGGGGTTGATCTTCTGGCCGGACCCGACAGTTACAAAAAACTTCCGGAGCTTCTGAAAGAAGTGGAATCGCACCAAAAAGCTTCGGATGTAATCCTGAGTACAACCGAAACCTACGAAGACATTGATCCGGAACATTTTCAGACTGGAAGCATCACCGCATTTGTTTCCATTATGCGCGGATGCAACAATTTCTGCAGTTACTGCGTGGTCCCATACACGCGCGGACGCGAACGCAGCCGACCGGCAAGCTCAATTATGCACGAAATTAAATTATTGGCCGAACAAAATTTCAAAGAAATAACGCTGCTCGGGCAGAATGTAAACTCCTATCATGTCATTGAAGACTCAACGGAATACCGCTTCCCCGCCCTGCTTGATAAAGTTGCAAAAGAATTTCCGATGATGCGGATCCGTTTTGCCACGAGCCATCCGAAAGATTTATCGGAAGAACTGGTGAAGATAATGGCGAAAAACGACAACATCTGCAAATCGATGCACCTGCCCGTACAATCTGGATCCGATGCGGTTCTTCAGCGCATGAACAGAAAATACACGTCGGCAGAATATTTGAAAAAAATTGATTTGCTTCGAAAACATATGCCCGATATTACCATCAGCACCGATGTTATTACCGGCTTTTGTGGCGAAACCGACGAAGATCACCTTGCGACGATTGAACTGATGAAAAAAGCAGATTTCTATTACGCCTACATGTTTAAGTACAGCAAACGCGATGGCACCGCTGCTGCCAAAATGCAGGACGATGTTCCGGAAGAAACCAAATCGGAAAGACTGACCGAAATAATAAAAGTACAACAGGAACTTTCGCTTCAAAACAACAAACGCGATATTGGGAAAACATTCGAAGTGCTGGTGGAAGGATGTTCTAAACGCTCAAAAAAACAAATGTTTGGCCGCACAGGGCAAAATAAAGTTGTTGTATTTGATGCTGAAAATCTGATTCCAGGCACGTTCGTGAAAACAATAATTACGGATTGTTCAACGGCGACGCTGAAAGGGAAGATTGTTTAA
- a CDS encoding DNA topoisomerase I encodes MAKNLVIVESPAKAKTIEKFLGKDFQVLSSYGHVRDLQKEDLSIDVKNGFKPLYIILPDKQKIVSELKKLSKQAETTWLATDEDREGEAIAWHLAEALNLDIKKTKRIVFHEITKTAILEAIENPRSLDVNLVDAQQARRVLDRLVGYRLSPLLWKKVKPALSAGRVQSVAVRLIVEREDDINQFTSTSEFRVNGLFEAGKDSLNAELNERFENERESMMFLDKIKDSAFSVGKIEIKPGTRNPAPPFTTSTLQQEAARKLGFSVSQTMTIAQQLYEAGLITYMRTDSVNLSKLAIGTIKEEIEKSFGPEYSKSRQFATKSKGAQEAHEAIRPTYASNREIEGPAAQKKLYELIWKRTVASQMSEAKIERTSIQIDISGAQQYFVARGEVIIFDGFLKVYEESRDDDASDEDKGQLPKLKEGQKLSSQNIVAEQRFSQQPPRYSEASLVKKLEDLGIGRPSTYAPTISTIQRREYVIKESRQPVERKYISLVLAKGAIKRTVETEKFGSEKNKLFPTDLGIIVTKFLIEHFLNIIDYNFTANIEKDFDEIADGKKKWNVLIANFYKDFDPQVINIDKTTGKYHGERLLGVDPATKKNVYTKLGPFGPMAQIGESTDEEKPRFAGLLKGQTIDGVTLEEALALFCFPKILGESDGNEVVVSVGRFGPYVRFEGKFYSIPRDINPTQVNLATALEIVANKQEKDRNSVLKTFKEDAELQIVKGRFGPYIKYKGKNYPLGKGRKYDTLSCAEILEIVKEHPEKPARNQKSAKASKAKKFAVKDKPATKKKATTSTAKKTTAKKTTTENPTAEKTTAKKTTAKKTTAKKATAKKTTAKKATVAKTKTK; translated from the coding sequence ATGGCGAAGAATTTAGTAATCGTTGAGTCACCGGCAAAAGCAAAAACCATTGAGAAATTTCTTGGAAAAGATTTCCAGGTACTGTCTAGCTACGGCCATGTCCGCGACCTGCAAAAAGAAGATTTGAGCATTGATGTAAAAAACGGCTTTAAGCCCTTGTACATTATTTTGCCAGATAAACAGAAGATTGTCAGTGAGTTAAAGAAGCTTAGCAAACAGGCCGAAACCACCTGGCTCGCGACTGATGAAGACCGTGAAGGAGAAGCCATTGCTTGGCATCTCGCCGAAGCGCTGAATCTTGACATCAAAAAAACAAAACGCATCGTTTTTCACGAAATCACAAAAACGGCTATTCTCGAAGCTATTGAGAATCCCAGAAGTCTTGATGTAAATCTTGTCGATGCTCAACAAGCCCGACGGGTTCTTGACCGCCTGGTCGGTTACAGATTGTCACCATTGCTTTGGAAAAAAGTGAAACCAGCTTTGTCGGCTGGCCGTGTTCAGTCTGTGGCAGTTCGACTCATTGTTGAACGTGAAGATGATATCAATCAGTTTACGAGCACCTCTGAATTCCGCGTCAATGGCCTTTTCGAAGCCGGCAAAGATTCTCTGAATGCTGAACTCAATGAGCGTTTTGAGAATGAACGAGAGTCCATGATGTTTCTTGATAAAATCAAGGACAGCGCTTTTTCAGTTGGCAAGATTGAAATAAAACCCGGCACCCGCAATCCGGCACCCCCTTTCACTACTTCAACACTGCAACAGGAAGCTGCCCGCAAGCTCGGATTTTCGGTTTCTCAAACCATGACTATTGCTCAGCAGCTTTACGAGGCAGGACTTATCACCTATATGCGTACCGATAGCGTGAATCTGTCGAAGCTCGCCATTGGAACCATCAAGGAGGAAATTGAGAAATCGTTTGGTCCGGAATATTCCAAATCCAGACAATTTGCCACCAAGAGCAAGGGTGCGCAGGAAGCCCACGAAGCAATTCGTCCGACTTATGCCAGCAACCGCGAAATTGAAGGCCCGGCCGCTCAGAAAAAACTGTATGAGCTTATTTGGAAACGTACAGTTGCTTCGCAGATGTCGGAAGCCAAAATTGAACGGACCTCAATTCAGATCGATATTTCCGGAGCGCAGCAGTATTTTGTTGCCAGAGGCGAAGTGATTATCTTCGATGGTTTTCTGAAAGTCTATGAAGAATCACGCGATGATGATGCTTCGGACGAAGACAAAGGCCAGTTGCCAAAACTCAAAGAAGGTCAGAAACTATCTTCTCAGAATATTGTTGCAGAGCAGAGATTCTCGCAACAACCACCAAGATACAGTGAAGCATCGCTGGTTAAAAAGCTCGAAGATTTGGGTATTGGCAGACCGAGTACGTATGCACCGACCATTTCTACTATTCAAAGGCGCGAATATGTGATTAAAGAAAGCCGGCAACCGGTTGAGCGGAAATATATTTCGCTGGTGTTGGCCAAGGGAGCTATTAAAAGAACAGTTGAAACAGAAAAGTTCGGCAGCGAGAAAAACAAGTTGTTCCCAACTGATCTTGGTATCATTGTCACGAAATTCCTGATTGAACATTTCTTAAACATTATCGATTACAATTTCACTGCAAACATTGAGAAAGACTTCGACGAAATTGCCGATGGAAAGAAAAAGTGGAACGTATTGATTGCCAATTTCTACAAAGATTTTGACCCTCAGGTTATAAACATTGACAAAACAACCGGCAAATACCACGGAGAACGACTACTTGGTGTTGATCCCGCAACGAAGAAGAACGTATATACCAAACTCGGACCATTTGGTCCCATGGCGCAGATCGGTGAATCGACCGATGAGGAAAAGCCACGTTTCGCTGGCCTTCTGAAAGGTCAGACTATCGACGGAGTGACACTCGAAGAGGCTCTGGCACTTTTCTGTTTCCCAAAAATATTGGGTGAATCAGATGGTAACGAGGTGGTTGTATCGGTTGGCCGTTTTGGCCCCTATGTTCGCTTTGAAGGCAAATTCTATTCAATTCCGCGCGACATAAATCCGACTCAGGTCAATCTTGCCACCGCACTCGAAATTGTTGCCAATAAGCAGGAAAAAGACCGCAATAGTGTGCTGAAGACGTTTAAAGAAGACGCGGAATTGCAGATTGTTAAAGGCCGTTTTGGCCCCTACATCAAATATAAAGGCAAAAATTATCCACTTGGAAAAGGTCGGAAATACGATACTCTTTCGTGTGCTGAAATTCTGGAAATCGTAAAAGAGCATCCGGAAAAACCTGCCAGAAATCAAAAATCGGCCAAAGCTTCCAAAGCAAAGAAATTTGCCGTAAAAGACAAACCTGCCACAAAGAAGAAGGCGACGACTTCAACCGCGAAGAAAACAACCGCGAAAAAAACAACTACAGAGAATCCTACCGCTGAGAAAACTACCGCAAAGAAGACTACAGCGAAGAAAACTACTGCGAAGAAAGCGACAGCAAAGAAAACCACTGCAAAAAAGGCTACCGTAGCCAAAACAAAAACGAAATAA
- a CDS encoding phosphate starvation-inducible protein PhoH, translating to MAKTTQKQKKIFVLDTSVILYNHSAIFSFDDNDVAMPISVLEELDTFKKGNDTKNYEAREFIRILDKMSDNQPINDWIKIERARGMFTVIMDETSNPDATKLYHSDKVDHRIINVAIKLSQKYKDRKVILVSKDINLRLKAKALNILAEDFETGKVKDVEGLYTGMTLVEGLTKETIDSIYQNGFCLPEEIGVKKPIPNHYFILRNTTNSVLAYFNPITGNVEKLEKKASYRIMPRNAEQVFALHAIMAPEIKLVTLQGVAGTGKTLLALAGALEQKKLYKQIYLARPIVPLSNKDIGFLPGDIKSKLNPYMEPLFDNLKFIKNQFGDKDATQIDELLEKEKLVITPLAYIRGRSLSNICFIVDEAQNLTPHEVKTIITRAGEGTKIIFTGDIHQIDTPYLDSQSNGLSYLIDKVKHHALYAHVKLEKGERSELANLANDLL from the coding sequence ATGGCAAAAACAACTCAAAAACAGAAAAAGATTTTCGTACTTGATACTTCGGTAATATTGTATAATCACAGTGCTATTTTCAGCTTCGACGACAATGACGTAGCCATGCCCATTTCAGTGCTTGAGGAATTGGACACTTTCAAGAAAGGCAATGATACCAAAAATTATGAAGCTCGCGAATTTATTCGCATTCTCGATAAAATGTCGGACAATCAGCCCATCAACGACTGGATAAAAATTGAGCGTGCACGCGGCATGTTCACTGTTATCATGGACGAAACGAGCAATCCGGACGCAACCAAATTGTATCACAGCGATAAGGTTGATCATCGAATTATTAATGTGGCCATCAAGCTTTCGCAAAAATATAAAGACCGCAAAGTTATTTTGGTTTCAAAAGACATCAATCTGCGACTGAAAGCCAAAGCGCTGAATATTCTTGCCGAAGATTTCGAAACCGGCAAGGTGAAAGACGTTGAAGGTCTTTATACCGGGATGACATTGGTTGAAGGATTGACAAAAGAAACCATTGATTCTATCTATCAAAACGGATTCTGTCTGCCTGAAGAAATAGGTGTAAAAAAACCTATTCCCAATCATTATTTCATTTTGCGAAACACGACAAATTCGGTGCTTGCTTATTTTAATCCTATTACAGGCAACGTCGAAAAATTAGAAAAGAAAGCATCGTATCGGATCATGCCACGCAATGCTGAACAGGTTTTTGCGCTGCATGCCATCATGGCGCCCGAAATTAAATTAGTTACACTGCAGGGCGTTGCAGGTACCGGGAAAACGCTGCTGGCGCTGGCCGGAGCATTGGAACAAAAAAAATTGTATAAGCAGATTTACCTTGCACGCCCGATTGTTCCACTCAGCAACAAAGACATTGGATTTTTGCCGGGTGACATTAAGAGCAAGCTAAACCCATATATGGAGCCACTTTTCGACAATCTGAAATTTATTAAAAATCAATTTGGCGACAAAGATGCCACCCAAATTGATGAGCTGCTTGAAAAAGAAAAATTGGTAATTACCCCATTGGCATATATTCGCGGACGAAGTCTGAGCAACATTTGCTTTATTGTCGATGAAGCACAAAACCTCACCCCTCACGAAGTGAAAACAATTATCACACGCGCCGGAGAAGGAACCAAGATTATTTTCACCGGTGACATTCACCAGATCGACACGCCATATCTAGATTCGCAAAGTAACGGACTCAGCTATCTGATCGATAAGGTGAAGCATCACGCATTGTACGCCCATGTGAAACTCGAAAAAGGAGAACGCAGTGAGCTGGCGAATCTTGCTAACGATTTGCTGTAA
- a CDS encoding type I glyceraldehyde-3-phosphate dehydrogenase, producing the protein MKKIKVGINGFGRIGKMVFRILLNHPEIEIAGINDPMPENSLLYLMKYDTVFGMLNETISAGENSVIVGGREIQVSRVTSPTEIPWKKWGVEIVIDSSGKNKDRESLQKHIDAGAKKVILTCPAVSPVDKTIIIGVNETLLTKNDNIVSNASCTANCVAPLLKIINDKFGIETAFMNTVHPYTNNQQLIDSPHKDLRRGRNAGVNIIPTSSTAIKCVLEVMPELGDRFSGIATRVPVPDGALTELVIRLNSLVTITELNLAVRYSCRTNMKGIVSYCEDPIVSSDIIGNPNSCVFDSLATKVLNGNTVQLLSWYDNEYGYSNRVVDLISLMSNQN; encoded by the coding sequence ATGAAAAAAATCAAGGTGGGGATAAACGGCTTTGGCCGTATCGGGAAAATGGTTTTCCGCATTCTGTTAAATCATCCGGAAATCGAAATTGCCGGAATCAATGATCCGATGCCGGAAAACTCGCTGTTGTATCTGATGAAATACGATACTGTTTTTGGGATGCTGAACGAAACTATTTCTGCTGGCGAAAATTCAGTAATCGTTGGCGGGCGCGAAATTCAGGTTAGCCGGGTTACTTCTCCTACCGAAATTCCTTGGAAGAAATGGGGCGTTGAAATCGTCATTGATTCAAGTGGCAAAAACAAAGACCGGGAATCGCTGCAAAAACACATCGATGCCGGAGCTAAAAAAGTAATACTTACTTGTCCGGCTGTGTCACCGGTTGATAAAACCATTATTATCGGAGTAAATGAAACTTTGCTGACAAAAAACGACAATATAGTTTCGAATGCTTCATGCACAGCCAATTGTGTTGCGCCATTGCTAAAAATAATCAATGATAAATTTGGTATCGAAACTGCATTTATGAATACGGTTCATCCGTACACCAATAATCAGCAGCTGATCGATTCGCCGCACAAAGACCTGCGCCGGGGCCGCAATGCGGGCGTCAATATTATTCCGACCTCTTCAACGGCCATCAAATGTGTGCTCGAAGTGATGCCGGAGCTTGGTGATCGCTTCAGCGGAATCGCTACCCGCGTGCCTGTGCCTGACGGAGCGCTTACTGAGCTTGTCATCAGACTAAACTCGCTTGTGACTATTACAGAGCTGAATCTGGCTGTGAGATACAGCTGCAGGACCAACATGAAGGGAATTGTGAGCTATTGCGAGGACCCGATTGTTTCGAGCGATATTATTGGCAATCCCAATTCCTGTGTCTTCGATTCTTTGGCTACAAAAGTATTGAATGGAAACACTGTCCAATTGCTGTCATGGTACGACAATGAATATGGTTATTCAAACCGCGTGGTGGACTTGATTTCGCTGATGTCAAATCAGAATTAA